A genomic stretch from Malus domestica chromosome 15, GDT2T_hap1 includes:
- the LOC103425077 gene encoding CASP-like protein ARALYDRAFT_485429, translated as MDELPGSLGTSASLALRFGQTIFSTASLLFMCLDVEFYSYTAFCYLVTVMGLVVPWSMTLVIVDVYSVFFRCLHHQPRIIIIIILGDLALSYLSLAAACTTTSTTNLLLYLDGSYCPAKLCTRYQLSAAMAFLSWFLSLGSSLFNLWLLPSL; from the exons ATGGATGAACTGCCGGGGTCGTTGGGAACCAGTGCTAGCTTGGCTCTGCGATTCGGGCAGACCATCTTCTCCACTGCCTCTCTTCTCTTCATGTGCTTGGACGTCGAGTTCTACAGCTACACCGCTTTCTG CTATTTGGTGACGGTAATGGGTTTGGTAGTTCCGTGGAGCATGACTCTGGTGATCGTTGATGTCTACTCTGTCTTCTTTAGATGTTTGCATCATCAACCAagaataattataataattattttaggaGACTTG GCGTTGTCGTATCTCTCACTCGCTGCAGCTTGCACGACCACTAGTACCACAAATCTCCTACTGTATCTCGACGGATCCTACTGCCCCGCCAAGTTATGTACTAGATATCAGTTATCTGCTGCCATGGCTTTCCTGTCTTGGTTTCTTTCACTAGGTTCCTCTCTGTTCAATCTctggcttcttccttctttgtaa
- the LOC103401254 gene encoding uncharacterized protein encodes MGICSSSGSTQVATAKLILQDGKLQEYPYPVKVSYVLQKNPTCFICNSDDMDFDDVLQAVSGNEVLQPGQLYFALPLSWLKHPLKAEEMAALAVKANSALMKSGGEKCGCRRNSVSPLIFSGEDVKDRRRVVTAGASGGSRRGRGNGGKRRYAADLSAIPE; translated from the coding sequence ATGGGTATTTGCAGCTCGTCCGGGTCGACCCAAGTGGCCACCGCCAAGCTGATTCTACAGGACGGAAAATTGCAAGAATATCCGTATCCCGTAAAGGTCTCCTACGTGCTCCAAAAGAACCCCACCTGCTTCATTTGCAACTCCGACGATATGGACTTTGACGACGTCCTTCAGGCCGTCAGCGGTAACGAGGTGCTGCAGCCGGGCCAGCTGTACTTTGCCTTGCCACTCAGCTGGCTCAAGCACCCGCTAAAGGCGGAGGAGATGGCCGCATTGGCCGTTAAAGCCAACTCCGCGCTTATGAAGAGTGGCGGCGAGAAATGTGGGTGCCGCCGGAATTCGGTGTCGCCGCTGATATTTTCCGGCGAGGACGTGAAGGATCGTCGGAGAGTGGTAACAGCTGGTGCCAGTGGGGGGTCGAGGAGGGGGAGGGGAAATGGGGGTAAAAGGCGGTATGCGGCGGACTTGAGTGCGATTCCGGAGTAG